GGACGACGATTCCGCCTCGTTCTCCGATGCGGGCAACGCCGCCTTCCCGGCCGTGACGCTTCCGGCCGGCGCGCGCCTGGTGGTCGTGAACACCACCGACGTCGCCGCCTTCCGGGCCGCATGGGGCCTGGGCGCCTCGGTCCCGGTGATCGGCACCGGCGGCCCGGGCCTGGGGAACGGCGACATGATCGTACTGTTCGACACGAGCGGCAAGGCCGTGACCTGGTTCAACTACAGCGGCGGCTCCAAGACCGCGAGCGACGGCACCGCGATCGGCGCCGCCGGCGCGTCGAGTGGCGTCACCGCCACGATGCCGAACCATGCGGGCGCCGCCTTCGGCGGCAGCGCGGTGTCATCGGCCGTGTGGGACGGCGTGTCGACCTCCTCGCCGACCTACCGCGCCGCAACCGTGGGTGTGCTCGGCGGGTTCGCGCAACCCGCGGCCGCGACCGCCATCGGTTCGCCGGGCCAGTGACCCGCCGGGCTGGGGAGCCCGTGCCGGCGGCCCCGCCTTAGAGCAGAGCGCCGTCAACCGGCGGCGCCGGCCAGTTCGAGGGCAGCGAGCACATTGCGCGCTGCGCCCAGACCCATGTTGACGTAGGCGTCGCCGGTCACCCCGCCGATGTGGGGGCTGAGGATGATGTTCGGCTCAGCCTGGAACGGATGCGGCACGGCCAGGGGCTCCACGGCGAAGCTGTCCAGGCCCGCGGCGGCGACTTGCCCCGAGCGGACGGCTGCCAGCAGCGCGGCTTCGTCGATGAGACCGCCGCGCGCCGTGTTCACCAGCAGCACGCCGCGTTTGCAAGCCCGCAGCGCCGGTGCATTCACCAGCTCGCGGTTCACCGGCGTCAGCGGGCAGTGCAGCGAGATCGCATCGGACTCGCACCAAAGGGTGGCCAGGTCCACGGCGCGGACGAACGGCGGCAGGTCCCGCGCGAACGGGTCGTGGCCGATCACCTTCATGCCCAGCGCATCGCACATGCGCGCGAAGCGCTGGCCGATGGCGCCGAGTCCCACCAGGCCGATGGTGCGGCCGTTCAGTTCCACGCTCTTGTGCGTCGCCTTGTCCCAGTGGCCGGCACGCATGCGGGCGTCGAGGCGCACGACCGATTTGGCGCAGGCGAGCAGCAGCGCCAGGGCCTGCTCGGCAACCGCTGCCGCGTTCGCGCCCGCCGCCGCGCGCACCTCGATGCCGCGAGCCCTGGCGGCTTCCTGGTCGATGGTGTCCGTGCCGCTGCCGTGCTTGGAGATGACGCGCAGCGAGGGCGCGGCGTCCATCACCGCGGCGCCGACCCCGCCGTATCGCACGATGATGGCCACCGGGTCGTGCTGGCGGCACAGGGCAACGAGGTCCGCTTCCTGCGGCGTCTTGCCCGCATAGACCACGTCGAAGTCCGCCAGCAGGGCCAGGGCCTGGGGCGCCAGGTCGGCCCCGGTGACGAGGACGGCGCGGCGCGGGCTCACAGGCTTTCCCCTTCCTTCAGCACGCCGGCCGTGCGCAGCGCCGCGGCCAGCCAGGCAGCGCTCGTGTTGCCCTCCCTGATCTGGGCGATGCGGGCGGACTCGTCCTCCACCTTCTTGCGTGCCAGCGGCAACAGGCCTTCGACACGCTCGCGCTCCACCACCACCACGCCGTCGGCATCGGCCAGCACGAGGTCACCCGAACGCACCGTCACGCCGCCGCAGGACACCGCATGGCCGATGCGGCCGGGGACGTTCTTGGTCGGGCCGTTGGGATTGGTGCCCACCGAAAACACCGGGAAGTCCATCTCGTCGATCTCGAGGGTGTCGCGCACGGCGCCGTCGATCACCACGCCGGCCAGTCCACGCTGCTGGCAGGCGCTCATCATGATGGTGCCCATGAGGGCCGCCGTCCGGTCGCCCTTGCCGTCGATGACGAGCACGTCGCCGGGCCGGGCGAGCGCGATGGCGGCGTGGATCATCAGGTTGTCGCCGGGGCGCACATCCACCGTCAGCGCCGGGCCGGCCAGTTTCATGCGCGGCCGCAGCGCCGCGATGCGGCCGTGGAAAGCCCCGCGGCGCCCCGCCACGTCGGCGAGGACGGCAGCCTGGAATTGGGCGGCCTGGCGCACCAGGTCCGGGGACACGCGCTCGAAGTCGCGGACGATGTCTGTGTTCATACGGGTCTTTCCTGGGTGAAGGCACCCCCGCCGGCGCCGCTGCGGGCCGGCATGGGAGGGGGGCGGGAAGCGTGTGCCGCTCTGCCAGGCGGCCGCCGGAAGTCAGTCGAGCTTGGCGCCCGATTCCTTGACGATCTTTCCCCAGCGGGAGATGTCGTCCTGGATCAGCTTGGCGAACTGCTCGGGCGTGCTGCCGGCCACGTCCGCGCCCTGGGCACCCAGCTTCTTCGCCAGCACGGGATCCTTCAGGGCCTTGTTAATGTCCGCATTCAGCTTGTCGACCACGTCTTTCGGCAGCTTGGCCGGGCCGAGGATGCCGAACCAGGTGACGGCCTCGAAACCCTTGTAGCCGGATTCGGCAATGGTCGGCACCTGCGGCAGGTCGTCGACGCGCGTCGACGAGGTCACGGCGATCGCCCGCACCTTGCCGCTCTTGATGTGCCCGATGAGCGTGGGAATGGTGGAGAAGTACAGCTGCACCTGGCCGCTGATCACGTCGGTGGCCCCCTGCGCCGCGCCTTTGTAGGGGATGTGCGTGAACTTGACGCCGGCGACCTTCTGGAATGACTCGGCCGCGAGGTGGCCCACGGTGCCGTTGCCGGCCGACGCGAAGTTGATGCTGCCCGGATGGGCCTTGGCTTCCTTCACCACGTCGGCCAGGGTGTGGAACGGCGAATTGGCGCTGGCGACGATCACCAGCGGCGAACTGGCCACCAGGCTGACCGGGGTCAGGTCCTTCAGCGGGTCATAGGGCAGCTTGGGATACAGCGTGGGGTTGATCGCCAGGTTGCTGGTCTGGCCCATCACCAGCGTGTAGCCGTCCGCGGGCGCCTTGGCCACGGCATCGACGCCGATGTTGCCGCCGGTGCCCGGCTTGTTGTCGATGACGAAGGTGTAGCCCGGGCCGCCCACCTTGTTGGCGACTTCGCGCGTGATGATGTCAGTGCCGCCGCCGGGCGGGAAAGGCACGATCAGGCGAATCGGCCGGCTGGGCCAGCCCTGCGCGAAGGCGGTCGAGGTGACGAGCGAGGCGGCCGCGATGGCGAAGGCCGCACGACGTGAAAGCTGCATGGGTGTGTCTCCAGTGGCGGCGCTTGCGGCGCCATGGAAGCACTGTAGATCGGCGTTGCGCAGCATACAATGCCGTTTCATACAACGGACCACGGTGCGGCATGCGCAACACGACAGCCAGGAAAGGGGACGCCGCCGGCGCGGAAGCAGGCGTGGCCGCGGTCACGCGGGCGCTGGCCCTGATGGAAGCGTTCGAAGTGGGCGAATCGACCTTGACCCTGGCCGAACTGAGCCGGCGCGCGGCCATGCACAAGACGACCGCGCTGCGGCTGGCCCGCACCCTCGCTCTGTCACGCTACATGGTGCAGACCGACGACGGCCAGTGGCGGCTCGGCCCCGCGGCCGGCTGGCTGGGTGCGCGCTACCACGCCGGCTTCGACGTGAACAACGTCGTCGAGCCGGCGCTGCACCAGCTGGTGAAGGAGACGGGGGAAAGCGCCTCCTTCTACGTGCGCGAAGGCGACATCCGCTCCTGCGTGGCCCGCGTGGAAGGGCCCCAGTCCGTGCGCCACAACGTTCGCATCGGCGAGCGCTTGCCCTTGAACAAGGGCGCTCCCGGCCGCGTGATCCTCGCGTTCAGCGGCGCCGCCGGAGAGCCCTACGAGTCCATCCGGGAGCGCGGCTTTCACATCTCGCTCGGCGAGCGCGAGGCGGAGGTCGCCAGCGTGGCCGCGCCGGTCTTCAGCCTGAACTGGCGCCTGCTCGGCTCGATGTGCATATCGGGCCCCAGTTCGCGCCTGACGAAAGCCAAGCTGGAGAAACACGCGAAAGTCGTCATGCGGGCCGCGAACCAGCTGTCCTATGCGCTGGCGGGAAGCCGGTCAGCGGCGACACCCGCGGCCGTCTCGCGCTGGCATCCCTGAGTGACGGCGCGCGCGAGCAGCGCGGTCTTGCTCTGCGGCACCGCCGCGGCATGCAGCCTATCGTTCAGTCACCTTACGCGGCGACCGCGAGCGGAGACGGGTTCGGCTCGTCCACCCGGTTCAGCCAGTCCTGATGAGCCGTTGGCGCCGCCGTGCACCGAGCCACGCCTCATCTGCAAGCGAACTCATGGGTTGCAAAAAGATGAATTGCTCCGCGAGGACTTGACCTACCATCAATGCCATCCTCTGGCCTACAGCCGGAGTTCAATGATGCCCTCTGCCAGCGGAGGTACGTCGTGCGGCCCACGGAAATCTGGTTCAGGTCCATGCTGCTCTGGGTCGCGGGCCTGCTCGCGTCCTCGCTGGCCGGCGCACAGTCCACCAGCGTCGTCGGCATCGTCGAAGGCAACGCCACCCTGATCCGCCAGACGATGCGCTACACGCTCGCCGAGGGCGTGGTGCTCAATGAGCAGGACATCGTCGAGACGGCACCCGGCGCCTTCGTGCAGGTCGAGCTTCCGGGGGGCCTCCTGGTCGGCCTCGGCGAATCGACGAAGGTGATGTTCCGGCCTCGCGTCGCCAAGGGCCTGGCTGCGATGCCGCTGTATTTGCTCCAGGGCTGGCTCAAGACCAGCGGCAGCGGGGCCTTCGGCTACACCAGCCCGGCCTTCGAGATCGCGACCCAGGCTGCCACCACGGTCGTCCACGCCACAGGCACGGAATACGCGGTCTTCCTCGAGAGCGGCAGCGCCAAGCTGGTGTCGCGCGATCGCGCGCACACGCTGCAGCTGGCCAGCGGCGACTTCGCTCAGCGGCGTGAAGGCGCCGCGCCGGCGGCCGGGCGCCGTCCCGCGCCCGAGTTCCTGGCCGCGCTGCCGCGGCAGTTCCGCGACCGGCTGCCCGCGCGCGGCGAGCAGCTGGCCAAGCGCAACGTCGCACCCAAGGCGCTCGGCGAGATCGCCTACACCGATGTGGCGCCCTGGCTGCGCACCGAGCCCGGGCTGCGCCTGCCGCTGCTGCCGCTGTGGAAGGCGCGCGCCTCTGACCTGACGTTTCGCGCGGCAGCCAAGTCCAACCTGGCGCTGCACCCCGAATGGGAGCCCTATGCCGATCCCGAAGGCTACGCCCGCCGAATGGCCGAGGAAGCCGAGCGGCGGCGCGAGCGCGAGGCGGCGCGGCAAGCCCA
Above is a window of Ramlibacter tataouinensis DNA encoding:
- a CDS encoding NAD(P)-dependent oxidoreductase — translated: MSPRRAVLVTGADLAPQALALLADFDVVYAGKTPQEADLVALCRQHDPVAIIVRYGGVGAAVMDAAPSLRVISKHGSGTDTIDQEAARARGIEVRAAAGANAAAVAEQALALLLACAKSVVRLDARMRAGHWDKATHKSVELNGRTIGLVGLGAIGQRFARMCDALGMKVIGHDPFARDLPPFVRAVDLATLWCESDAISLHCPLTPVNRELVNAPALRACKRGVLLVNTARGGLIDEAALLAAVRSGQVAAAGLDSFAVEPLAVPHPFQAEPNIILSPHIGGVTGDAYVNMGLGAARNVLAALELAGAAG
- a CDS encoding methyltransferase, which produces MNTDIVRDFERVSPDLVRQAAQFQAAVLADVAGRRGAFHGRIAALRPRMKLAGPALTVDVRPGDNLMIHAAIALARPGDVLVIDGKGDRTAALMGTIMMSACQQRGLAGVVIDGAVRDTLEIDEMDFPVFSVGTNPNGPTKNVPGRIGHAVSCGGVTVRSGDLVLADADGVVVVERERVEGLLPLARKKVEDESARIAQIREGNTSAAWLAAALRTAGVLKEGESL
- a CDS encoding Bug family tripartite tricarboxylate transporter substrate binding protein, producing MQLSRRAAFAIAAASLVTSTAFAQGWPSRPIRLIVPFPPGGGTDIITREVANKVGGPGYTFVIDNKPGTGGNIGVDAVAKAPADGYTLVMGQTSNLAINPTLYPKLPYDPLKDLTPVSLVASSPLVIVASANSPFHTLADVVKEAKAHPGSINFASAGNGTVGHLAAESFQKVAGVKFTHIPYKGAAQGATDVISGQVQLYFSTIPTLIGHIKSGKVRAIAVTSSTRVDDLPQVPTIAESGYKGFEAVTWFGILGPAKLPKDVVDKLNADINKALKDPVLAKKLGAQGADVAGSTPEQFAKLIQDDISRWGKIVKESGAKLD
- a CDS encoding IclR family transcriptional regulator, whose translation is MRNTTARKGDAAGAEAGVAAVTRALALMEAFEVGESTLTLAELSRRAAMHKTTALRLARTLALSRYMVQTDDGQWRLGPAAGWLGARYHAGFDVNNVVEPALHQLVKETGESASFYVREGDIRSCVARVEGPQSVRHNVRIGERLPLNKGAPGRVILAFSGAAGEPYESIRERGFHISLGEREAEVASVAAPVFSLNWRLLGSMCISGPSSRLTKAKLEKHAKVVMRAANQLSYALAGSRSAATPAAVSRWHP